One window of the Actinomyces wuliandei genome contains the following:
- the wecB gene encoding non-hydrolyzing UDP-N-acetylglucosamine 2-epimerase, translating into MRVLSVVGARPQFVKLAPVDAAFRAAGVDHRIVHTGQHYDPMLSDVFFTDLGIASPDVHLGVGSGTHGRQTGAMLAAMDEAIESQRPDWVLVYGDTNSTLAGALSAAKLHVPVAHLEAGLRSFNRSMPEEVNRVVTDHAADLLLTPTAVGADHLAAEGLADRTVVVGDVMTDVLLQVRDRVADDPSPVMTRLGLEDGEYSLATIHRAENTDDPERLASVLDSLASLDHPVVLLAHPRLAARCTDHGLDLPAQGARGSLMAHPPLAYPELIASALHARGVVTDSGGLQKEAFLLRVPCTTVRPQTEWVETVELGWNVLVEPGPDLVAASSRPRPAEPTPDQAHPYGDGHAAQRVVEALLERA; encoded by the coding sequence ATGCGTGTCCTCTCCGTGGTCGGGGCCCGGCCCCAGTTCGTCAAGCTTGCTCCTGTCGACGCCGCCTTCCGCGCGGCGGGCGTCGACCACCGGATCGTCCACACCGGCCAGCACTACGACCCGATGCTCTCCGACGTCTTCTTCACCGACCTGGGGATCGCCTCGCCCGACGTGCACCTGGGGGTGGGTTCAGGCACCCATGGCCGCCAGACCGGGGCGATGCTGGCGGCCATGGACGAGGCCATCGAGTCCCAGCGCCCCGACTGGGTCCTGGTCTACGGGGACACCAACTCCACCCTGGCTGGAGCCCTGTCCGCCGCCAAGCTGCACGTCCCCGTCGCCCACCTGGAGGCAGGCCTGCGCTCCTTCAACCGCTCCATGCCTGAGGAGGTCAACCGGGTCGTGACCGACCACGCGGCCGACCTGCTGCTGACCCCCACAGCGGTGGGCGCCGACCACCTGGCAGCCGAGGGGCTCGCCGACCGCACCGTGGTGGTGGGCGACGTCATGACCGACGTGCTCCTCCAGGTGCGTGACCGCGTGGCCGACGACCCCTCCCCGGTCATGACCCGGCTCGGCCTGGAGGACGGGGAGTACTCCCTGGCGACGATCCACCGGGCGGAGAACACCGACGACCCCGAGCGCCTGGCCAGCGTGCTCGACTCCCTGGCCAGCCTGGACCACCCGGTGGTGCTCCTGGCGCACCCACGTCTGGCAGCCAGGTGCACCGACCACGGCCTGGACCTGCCAGCACAGGGCGCGCGCGGCTCCCTGATGGCACACCCCCCGCTGGCCTATCCCGAGCTGATCGCCTCCGCCCTGCACGCGCGCGGGGTGGTGACCGACTCCGGCGGGCTGCAGAAGGAGGCCTTCCTCCTGCGGGTTCCCTGTACCACCGTCCGTCCGCAGACCGAGTGGGTGGAGACCGTGGAGCTGGGGTGGAACGTGCTGGTCGAGCCGGGACCAGACCTGGTCGCGGCGAGCTCGCGCCCGCGCCCGGCAGAGCCGACCCCGGACCAGGCCCACCCCTACGGGGACGGTCACGCCGCCCAGCGGGTGGTCGAGGCGCTGCTGGAGAGGGCCTGA
- a CDS encoding LCP family protein has protein sequence MPKVVLPHARHSSKDLGRHLARRVMLCLLAVVLFLASGVGFAWQDLQSRISIFDADGILGEDRPGDDLPDSYEGRAVNLLVLGSDTRSGDNNVDNSQGSEDVAVARSDTAMIMHISADRSRIDVVSIPRDTLVDIPSCTTLDGQTTQAVTDGQFNSAFANGAGTGTDSRSVVSGAACAQRTVEGLTDIRIDDFVVVDFDGLSTMVDALGGVDLYVEEEISDPDYTGLELTKGCHTLDGAAALQYSRVRHGVGDGSDISRISRQQNLMSAMARAAQSKNLLSANELYDFATSVLEALTVSKGLSLTALAGLGSSVQQVGMGNMNFVAMPTAEASWDANRVVPTDEADDVWEALRNDQPVPDGSDASEDSEDTTGNDGTATPAGSTDGTDGQDAAGSAATPAQTATPAQDAQAQPSQSAQAAAAASEAQQCG, from the coding sequence GTGCCCAAGGTCGTCCTGCCGCACGCGCGGCACTCGTCAAAGGACCTCGGCCGCCACCTGGCGCGCCGGGTCATGCTGTGCCTCCTGGCCGTGGTCCTGTTCCTGGCCTCAGGAGTCGGCTTCGCCTGGCAGGACCTGCAGTCGCGCATCAGCATCTTCGACGCTGACGGGATCCTGGGTGAGGACCGCCCCGGCGACGACCTCCCGGACAGCTACGAGGGCCGGGCCGTCAACCTCCTGGTCCTGGGGTCGGACACCCGCTCCGGCGACAACAACGTCGACAACTCCCAGGGCAGCGAGGACGTGGCCGTCGCCCGCTCGGACACGGCGATGATCATGCACATCTCCGCTGACCGCAGCCGTATCGACGTCGTGTCCATTCCCCGCGACACCCTGGTGGACATCCCTTCCTGCACCACCCTGGACGGTCAGACCACGCAGGCCGTCACCGACGGGCAGTTCAACTCCGCCTTCGCCAACGGCGCGGGCACCGGCACCGACTCCAGGTCGGTGGTCTCAGGGGCTGCCTGCGCCCAGAGAACCGTGGAGGGGCTGACCGACATCCGCATCGACGACTTCGTCGTGGTGGACTTCGACGGCCTGTCCACCATGGTTGACGCCCTAGGCGGAGTCGACCTCTACGTCGAGGAGGAGATCTCCGACCCCGACTACACCGGCCTGGAGCTGACGAAGGGCTGCCACACCCTGGACGGGGCCGCGGCCCTGCAGTACTCGCGCGTGCGCCACGGCGTCGGGGACGGCTCCGACATCTCCCGTATCAGCCGTCAGCAGAACCTCATGAGTGCCATGGCGCGGGCGGCCCAGTCCAAGAACCTGCTCAGCGCCAACGAGCTCTACGACTTCGCCACCAGCGTCCTGGAGGCCCTGACTGTCTCCAAGGGACTGAGTCTGACCGCCCTGGCGGGACTGGGCTCCAGCGTCCAGCAGGTCGGCATGGGCAACATGAACTTCGTCGCGATGCCGACCGCAGAGGCCTCCTGGGACGCCAACCGTGTGGTCCCCACCGACGAGGCGGACGACGTCTGGGAGGCGCTGCGCAACGACCAGCCGGTGCCTGATGGCTCCGACGCCTCTGAGGACTCCGAGGACACAACAGGGAATGATGGCACCGCCACACCGGCTGGCAGCACGGACGGAACGGACGGGCAGGACGCTGCGGGCTCCGCCGCCACGCCCGCGCAGACCGCCACACCGGCTCAGGACGCCCAGGCCCAGCCCTCGCAGTCGGCACAGGCCGCAGCAGCCGCCTCCGAGGCGCAGCAGTGCGGATAG
- a CDS encoding DegT/DnrJ/EryC1/StrS family aminotransferase, with amino-acid sequence MPREFIPAAKPLIGQEERDAVDAVIASGMVVQGPQVKAFEEEFTAQVTPGAESVAVNSGTSAQHVATLASRLPEGAEVIVPSFTFAATGNSVAVAGATPVFADIDPVTFTLDPASVEAAVTERTAAIEVVHLYGLPANMPEIMAIAHRHGLQVFEDAAQAHAAAIDGTPVGTFGAWGSFSFYPTKNMTSIEGGMVTTSDPELARRCRLIRNQGMEKQYANEVVGLNNRMTDVSAAVGRVQLTRLAQWTAARQANAAALNQGLSGVDGVVTPYVPEGYTHVYHQYTIRLEGAEAVERDRVQAVLREEWQVGTGVYYPIPNHRLESLAPYAPGLELPGTEKAARECLSLPVHPSLTEDDLARVVEAVSATVKAGA; translated from the coding sequence ATGCCACGCGAGTTCATCCCTGCCGCCAAGCCGCTTATCGGTCAGGAGGAGCGTGATGCCGTTGACGCCGTCATCGCCTCTGGCATGGTGGTCCAGGGTCCCCAGGTCAAGGCCTTCGAGGAGGAGTTCACGGCCCAGGTGACACCTGGGGCGGAGTCGGTGGCCGTCAACTCCGGCACCTCCGCCCAGCACGTGGCTACCCTGGCCAGCAGGCTGCCCGAGGGCGCGGAGGTGATCGTGCCCTCCTTCACCTTTGCCGCCACTGGCAACTCGGTCGCCGTCGCGGGTGCCACTCCGGTCTTTGCCGACATCGACCCGGTCACCTTCACCCTGGACCCTGCCTCGGTGGAGGCGGCCGTCACCGAGCGCACCGCTGCTATCGAGGTGGTCCACCTCTACGGCCTGCCCGCCAACATGCCAGAGATCATGGCGATCGCCCACCGCCACGGCCTGCAGGTCTTTGAGGACGCCGCCCAGGCGCACGCAGCGGCCATCGACGGCACGCCCGTAGGGACCTTCGGGGCGTGGGGCTCCTTCTCCTTCTACCCGACCAAGAACATGACCAGCATTGAGGGCGGGATGGTGACCACCTCGGACCCCGAGCTGGCCCGTCGCTGCCGACTGATCCGTAACCAGGGCATGGAGAAGCAGTACGCCAACGAGGTGGTGGGGCTCAACAACCGCATGACCGACGTGTCGGCGGCTGTCGGCCGGGTCCAGCTGACCAGGCTCGCGCAGTGGACCGCCGCCCGCCAGGCCAACGCGGCGGCCCTGAACCAGGGGCTGTCAGGAGTGGACGGGGTGGTGACCCCGTACGTGCCTGAGGGCTACACCCACGTCTACCACCAGTACACCATCCGCCTGGAGGGGGCCGAGGCTGTGGAGCGGGACCGCGTCCAGGCGGTCCTGCGCGAGGAGTGGCAGGTGGGGACCGGCGTCTACTACCCGATCCCCAACCACAGGCTGGAGTCCCTGGCCCCCTACGCCCCGGGGCTGGAGCTGCCGGGGACGGAGAAGGCGGCCCGTGAGTGCCTGTCCCTGCCGGTCCACCCTTCGCTGACCGAGGACGACCTCGCCCGCGTCGTGGAGGCCGTGAGCGCCACCGTGAAGGCTGGTGCCTGA
- a CDS encoding glycosyltransferase: MTAPGTAPQPAPSRTSASSPGGGAVRVVTVAYNPGEELDRFLTSLRSATRREVLTVIADNGEDHEVVEAAARTHGARVVGDGTNRGYGGGANLAAADLTEDWVVVANPDLVWRPGSLDALVDASLASPRAGCLGPRILSPDGTVYPSGRALPSLVGGAGHALLGRLWPSNPFSTAYHSQPDSQPGHQAGRRSGGGGRTGGADADRGAAPGGRAADRELAVREVGWLSGACLLLPAAAWRRLGGFDESYFMFFEDVDLGRRVSAAGWVNLQVLDCEVVHEQGASWKSRPEAMIRAHHASARRYMAGRYAAPWQAPVRWAVTGGLRLREEVVVRQARRRR; the protein is encoded by the coding sequence GTGACCGCACCTGGAACCGCCCCCCAGCCCGCTCCGTCCCGCACCTCCGCCTCCTCGCCAGGCGGCGGGGCGGTCCGTGTCGTCACGGTCGCCTACAACCCCGGGGAGGAGCTGGACCGCTTCCTCACCTCCCTGCGCTCCGCGACCAGGCGGGAGGTCCTCACCGTCATCGCCGACAACGGTGAGGACCACGAGGTCGTCGAGGCTGCCGCCAGGACGCACGGGGCGCGGGTGGTGGGGGACGGGACCAACCGGGGCTACGGGGGCGGGGCCAACCTCGCGGCCGCCGACCTGACCGAGGACTGGGTCGTGGTGGCCAACCCGGACCTGGTCTGGAGGCCGGGCAGCCTGGACGCCCTGGTGGACGCCAGCCTGGCCAGCCCCCGCGCCGGGTGCCTGGGGCCGCGGATACTCAGTCCTGACGGCACCGTCTACCCCTCGGGACGGGCGCTGCCCTCACTGGTGGGGGGCGCGGGGCACGCCCTTCTGGGCAGGCTCTGGCCCTCCAACCCGTTCTCCACGGCCTACCACAGCCAGCCGGATAGCCAGCCGGGTCATCAGGCTGGGCGCAGGTCCGGGGGTGGCGGTCGGACGGGGGGCGCCGACGCCGACAGGGGTGCCGCCCCGGGCGGCAGGGCGGCGGACAGGGAGCTGGCGGTCAGGGAGGTGGGCTGGCTCTCTGGTGCCTGCCTGCTGCTGCCCGCTGCGGCGTGGCGACGTCTGGGTGGCTTTGACGAGAGCTACTTCATGTTCTTTGAGGACGTCGACCTCGGGCGGCGTGTGAGCGCAGCCGGGTGGGTCAACCTTCAGGTGCTGGACTGTGAGGTGGTCCATGAGCAGGGCGCGAGCTGGAAGTCCCGGCCCGAGGCCATGATTCGTGCCCACCACGCGTCGGCCCGCCGCTACATGGCTGGGCGGTACGCGGCCCCCTGGCAGGCGCCGGTGAGGTGGGCCGTCACCGGTGGCCTGCGCCTGCGCGAGGAGGTTGTCGTGAGGCAGGCGAGGCGACGGCGCTAG
- a CDS encoding glycosyltransferase family 4 protein has product MRVTVVTTWLPTAVAPSSGSFVVRDCRAIARAGQEVRIIHLVPPHQDDGTRRVTVEGLPVVRVPMRPASPASVAKAAAALPRLVEGADVMHSMAMSSLLPLTLLDSAGALTAPWVHTEHWSGLTNPGTLSLPLRAGRVLVSSALRRPDVVTAVCEYLAAPVRACRAEAPVVVVPCIVDPQGEPVPRRGERPGGASDGTLRLVSVGGLVERKDPLACLEVLAELVSRGVEATMTFVGEGPLRAAVEAQAARPDLAGRVRLTGTLDAAGVREELAQADMFLGPTRGDNFFVSAAEAIVAGRPVVVSDAGGQTEYVEEGNGSVVAAGAAPAAWADAVVETRGRLAGASAADVSATIGERFSTPVVGAAYRAVHEWVVGS; this is encoded by the coding sequence ATGCGCGTGACCGTCGTGACAACCTGGCTGCCTACCGCCGTCGCTCCCTCCTCCGGCTCCTTCGTGGTCAGGGACTGCCGCGCGATCGCCCGGGCGGGCCAGGAGGTGCGCATCATCCACCTCGTGCCGCCCCACCAGGACGACGGCACCCGGCGCGTCACCGTTGAGGGGCTGCCCGTGGTCCGCGTGCCCATGCGGCCTGCCAGCCCCGCCTCGGTCGCCAAGGCGGCGGCTGCCCTGCCACGGCTGGTCGAGGGCGCCGACGTCATGCACTCCATGGCCATGAGCTCCCTGCTGCCACTGACCCTCCTGGACTCGGCCGGGGCGCTGACCGCGCCGTGGGTCCACACCGAGCACTGGTCCGGCCTGACCAACCCCGGCACGCTCAGCCTGCCGCTGAGGGCGGGGCGGGTCCTGGTCTCCTCGGCCCTGCGCCGTCCCGACGTCGTCACGGCAGTGTGCGAGTACCTCGCCGCCCCGGTCCGAGCCTGCCGGGCGGAGGCCCCCGTGGTCGTGGTCCCCTGTATCGTGGACCCCCAGGGGGAGCCCGTGCCGCGCCGGGGGGAGCGTCCGGGCGGGGCCTCGGACGGGACCCTGCGCCTGGTGAGCGTGGGCGGACTGGTGGAGCGCAAGGACCCTCTGGCCTGCCTGGAGGTCCTCGCCGAGCTCGTGTCCCGGGGGGTGGAGGCCACCATGACCTTTGTGGGGGAGGGGCCGCTGCGGGCTGCGGTCGAGGCCCAGGCCGCCCGGCCTGACCTCGCCGGGCGGGTGCGTCTGACCGGTACGCTGGACGCCGCCGGGGTGCGTGAGGAGCTGGCCCAGGCCGACATGTTCCTCGGTCCCACCAGGGGGGACAACTTCTTCGTCTCCGCTGCCGAGGCCATCGTCGCGGGGCGCCCCGTCGTGGTCTCCGACGCCGGGGGGCAGACGGAGTACGTGGAGGAGGGCAACGGCAGCGTCGTGGCGGCGGGGGCGGCTCCCGCCGCCTGGGCCGACGCCGTGGTGGAGACCCGTGGCCGGCTGGCGGGCGCCAGCGCCGCTGACGTCTCCGCCACGATCGGTGAGCGCTTCTCCACACCCGTGGTCGGGGCTGCCTACCGGGCCGTCCACGAGTGGGTCGTGGGGTCCTGA
- a CDS encoding glycosyltransferase family 2 protein, protein MTPYDTASRTAPAQDLPAAAPVTDAWLVIPLFNEAPVVREVITQARRVFPLVVVVDDGSADASADEAEAAGAVVVRHPINLGQGAALQTGFSYLLERTDAAYAVTFDADGQHSVADAAAMVRAAREEDLAVVLGSRFLTGSSSVGLVRRLILRTAALVGSRTSGMRLTDAHNGLRVLRRDALARIDLTQNRMAHASQIVRQIGTMSLPWREFPVTITYTEYSRAKGQSLWNSVNILVDLLFS, encoded by the coding sequence GTGACCCCCTACGACACCGCCAGCCGGACCGCACCGGCGCAGGACCTTCCGGCAGCAGCCCCGGTCACCGACGCCTGGCTTGTCATCCCCCTGTTCAACGAGGCCCCGGTCGTGCGTGAGGTCATCACCCAGGCGCGCCGCGTCTTCCCCCTCGTGGTGGTCGTGGACGACGGCTCCGCAGACGCCTCCGCAGACGAGGCCGAGGCCGCAGGGGCCGTGGTCGTGCGGCACCCCATCAACCTGGGCCAGGGCGCCGCGCTCCAGACGGGCTTCAGCTACCTCCTGGAGCGCACTGACGCCGCCTACGCGGTGACCTTCGACGCCGACGGCCAGCACTCCGTGGCCGACGCGGCCGCGATGGTCCGTGCCGCCCGGGAGGAGGACCTTGCTGTCGTCCTGGGCTCGCGGTTTCTGACAGGCTCCTCCTCGGTGGGCCTGGTGCGGCGGCTCATCCTGCGCACCGCGGCGCTGGTGGGCTCGCGGACCTCGGGGATGCGCCTGACCGACGCCCACAACGGGCTGCGGGTCCTGCGCCGCGACGCCCTGGCCCGCATCGACCTCACCCAGAACCGCATGGCCCACGCCAGCCAGATCGTGCGCCAGATTGGCACCATGTCGCTGCCGTGGCGGGAGTTCCCCGTCACCATCACCTACACGGAGTACTCCCGGGCCAAGGGCCAGTCCCTGTGGAACTCCGTCAACATCCTCGTCGACCTGCTCTTCTCCTGA
- a CDS encoding DUF2304 domain-containing protein, with amino-acid sequence MYPQIIIQSLLILAVAAVGWMMLRTPGGARNQAARRLVTLAFVLFAVVAIVTPSLMTRVANMVGVGRGADLLLYALVVAFLAQVLSAFRRNAARERQITRLARRIALDQAPEPPGASPTGPGVAPESPARST; translated from the coding sequence ATGTACCCCCAGATCATCATCCAGTCCCTTCTCATCCTGGCCGTGGCGGCCGTCGGCTGGATGATGCTGCGCACTCCTGGCGGCGCCAGGAACCAGGCCGCCCGCCGCCTGGTCACACTCGCCTTCGTGCTGTTCGCCGTCGTGGCGATCGTCACTCCGTCCCTCATGACCCGGGTCGCAAACATGGTGGGGGTTGGACGTGGCGCCGACCTGCTGCTCTACGCCCTGGTCGTAGCCTTTCTCGCCCAGGTCCTGTCGGCCTTCAGGCGCAACGCCGCCAGGGAGAGGCAGATCACCCGCCTGGCACGCCGGATCGCGCTGGACCAGGCCCCGGAGCCGCCCGGCGCCTCCCCGACCGGCCCCGGGGTGGCGCCGGAGAGCCCGGCCCGCAGCACCTGA
- a CDS encoding acyltransferase produces the protein MATRIAPSADVSEEATIGEGSSIWHLAQVRENAVLGEGCVVGRGAYIGEGVTMGAHCKVQNYALVYEPAVLADGVFIGPAVTLTNDHFPRAVNPDGSVKSASDWEPVGVTVEEGAAIGARAVCVAPVRVGAWATVAAGAVVTRDVPAHALVAGVPARRVGWVGRAGQPLVRVDPADVPGSDLPGGTCSRDAVLWRCPATQALYEESDNTIREVSH, from the coding sequence GTGGCAACACGTATCGCCCCCTCCGCCGACGTCTCCGAGGAGGCGACGATCGGTGAGGGGTCAAGCATCTGGCACCTGGCCCAGGTCCGCGAGAACGCCGTCCTCGGTGAGGGCTGCGTCGTGGGGAGGGGGGCCTACATCGGTGAGGGCGTGACCATGGGCGCCCACTGCAAGGTCCAGAACTACGCCCTTGTCTACGAGCCTGCTGTCCTGGCCGACGGTGTCTTCATCGGCCCCGCCGTGACGCTGACCAACGACCACTTCCCACGGGCGGTCAACCCGGACGGGTCGGTGAAGTCGGCCAGCGACTGGGAGCCCGTGGGGGTCACCGTGGAGGAGGGGGCCGCTATCGGCGCGCGTGCCGTGTGCGTGGCCCCGGTGCGTGTCGGTGCCTGGGCTACCGTGGCCGCAGGTGCTGTCGTGACCAGGGACGTCCCAGCCCATGCCCTTGTGGCCGGCGTGCCTGCCCGCCGGGTCGGCTGGGTGGGACGTGCCGGGCAGCCGCTGGTGCGTGTGGACCCTGCCGACGTCCCCGGCTCCGACCTCCCTGGTGGGACCTGCTCCCGGGACGCCGTCCTGTGGCGCTGCCCCGCCACCCAAGCCCTGTACGAAGAGTCCGACAACACTATTCGAGAGGTCAGCCACTGA
- a CDS encoding Gfo/Idh/MocA family protein, producing MTATSGAATTDTEQAPLRVGLIGLGSMGRHHARVIRATEGMDLVAVADPGGDRFGAAGDLPVLDSVQALISVGLDAAMVAVPTVFHEEVALALAEAGVHTMVEKPIAHDAAAGRRVAQEFSSRRLVGAVGYVERCNPALRALRERLDRGDLGEVYQVITRRQGPFPARISDVGVVKDLATHDIDLTAWVAGAPYAQISAQVAHRSGRETEDMVVATGRLTNGVIVCHEVNWLTPFKERLTIVTGEKGSFVADTLTGDLTFYANGTVPSTWDQVAAFRGVSEGDVIRYAIAKREPLAVEQEAFRDAVRGTGSRHVTMDEGVATLNVVEAVLASAESGQVIAL from the coding sequence ATGACTGCGACGAGCGGTGCAGCGACCACTGACACTGAGCAGGCCCCCCTGCGTGTCGGTCTTATCGGCCTGGGCTCCATGGGCCGTCACCACGCCCGGGTCATCCGGGCCACGGAGGGGATGGACCTCGTGGCCGTGGCTGACCCTGGGGGCGACCGCTTCGGTGCCGCTGGGGACCTGCCGGTCCTGGACAGCGTCCAGGCGCTCATCAGCGTCGGCCTGGACGCCGCCATGGTGGCTGTCCCCACTGTCTTCCACGAGGAGGTGGCCCTGGCCCTGGCCGAGGCGGGGGTCCACACGATGGTGGAGAAGCCCATCGCCCACGACGCCGCCGCCGGCCGTCGCGTGGCCCAGGAGTTCTCCTCCCGCAGGCTGGTGGGAGCTGTGGGCTACGTGGAGCGCTGCAACCCCGCCCTGCGGGCGCTGCGGGAGCGGCTTGACCGCGGCGACCTGGGAGAGGTCTACCAGGTGATCACCCGGCGGCAGGGCCCCTTCCCGGCCCGGATCAGCGACGTGGGCGTGGTCAAGGACCTGGCGACGCACGACATCGACCTGACGGCCTGGGTGGCGGGGGCGCCCTACGCGCAGATCAGCGCCCAGGTGGCCCACCGCTCAGGCCGGGAGACCGAGGACATGGTGGTGGCAACCGGTCGGTTGACCAACGGTGTCATCGTGTGCCACGAGGTCAACTGGCTCACACCCTTCAAGGAGCGGCTGACGATCGTCACCGGGGAGAAGGGCTCTTTCGTGGCGGACACCCTGACCGGCGACCTGACCTTCTACGCCAACGGCACCGTCCCCTCGACCTGGGACCAGGTGGCGGCCTTCCGTGGGGTCAGCGAGGGTGACGTCATCCGCTACGCCATCGCCAAGCGTGAGCCCCTGGCCGTGGAGCAGGAGGCCTTCCGCGACGCGGTGCGGGGCACCGGCTCCAGACACGTCACCATGGACGAGGGGGTAGCCACCCTCAACGTCGTCGAGGCGGTCCTGGCCTCGGCGGAGAGCGGCCAGGTCATCGCGCTGTGA
- a CDS encoding glycosyltransferase, whose translation MQDYREVPEGRARPLMIFHAPYPLVERAAASRLRPVRMREAFEALGFEVVTVAGYASQRRRAMRRALLRVDQYLSARGHLPGDAPAPPFLYSENATIPSALTEPRHLPVHPRLDTGLFSRLLRRGVAVGSFYRDLYWRFPRFREGIHPAVDNALKAAYTAELWSWRRLGVQVYLPSQAMAPHLPVIRPDRIKALPPGADPQAVSQVSRPRPGSLELLFIGVLGDNYILDAVAKAVGQVPQARLTLCVRQETWQATAEHYLPLLPPGRHEVVHTEREGLEPLYERASLGVLLVEPSPYWDFAVPYKLYEYLAHELPVVATAGTETGRIVEELGIGWTLPYSPEALAALLRRLADNPGERLAVQERMRQVLDGQTWRARARQVAADLSPRSLDLLDSLDGKESDGKKSKEKV comes from the coding sequence GTGCAGGACTACCGGGAGGTGCCAGAGGGCCGCGCCCGTCCCCTCATGATCTTTCACGCCCCCTACCCGCTGGTGGAGCGGGCGGCGGCCTCTCGCCTGCGGCCAGTGCGTATGCGCGAGGCCTTTGAGGCCCTCGGCTTCGAGGTGGTGACCGTCGCGGGCTACGCCTCGCAGCGGCGGCGTGCGATGAGGCGTGCGCTGCTCCGGGTAGACCAGTACCTGTCCGCGCGTGGGCACCTGCCTGGTGACGCGCCGGCACCGCCCTTCCTCTACTCGGAGAACGCGACCATCCCCAGCGCGTTGACCGAGCCGCGCCACCTGCCGGTGCACCCCCGGCTCGACACAGGGCTCTTCTCCCGGCTCCTGCGTCGCGGCGTGGCAGTAGGTTCCTTCTACCGAGACCTGTACTGGCGCTTCCCCCGGTTCCGCGAGGGGATCCACCCGGCAGTGGACAACGCGCTGAAAGCGGCCTACACCGCCGAGCTGTGGTCCTGGAGGCGGCTAGGAGTGCAGGTCTACCTGCCCAGCCAGGCGATGGCACCCCACCTGCCAGTGATCCGGCCGGACCGCATCAAGGCGCTGCCCCCCGGGGCCGACCCTCAGGCTGTGTCCCAGGTGTCGCGGCCCCGGCCCGGCAGCCTGGAGCTCCTCTTCATCGGTGTCCTGGGGGACAACTACATCCTGGACGCCGTGGCCAAGGCCGTGGGCCAGGTGCCCCAGGCCCGGCTCACCCTGTGCGTGCGCCAGGAGACCTGGCAGGCCACGGCGGAGCACTACCTCCCCCTCCTGCCCCCGGGCCGCCACGAGGTCGTCCACACCGAGCGGGAGGGCCTGGAGCCCCTCTACGAGAGGGCCAGCCTGGGTGTGCTCCTGGTGGAGCCCAGCCCCTACTGGGACTTCGCCGTGCCCTACAAGCTCTACGAGTACCTGGCCCACGAGCTGCCGGTGGTGGCCACCGCCGGTACCGAGACCGGGCGGATCGTCGAGGAGCTGGGGATCGGCTGGACCCTGCCCTACAGTCCTGAGGCCCTGGCTGCCCTGCTGCGTCGTCTTGCCGACAACCCCGGGGAGAGGCTGGCCGTCCAGGAGCGGATGCGTCAGGTCCTGGACGGCCAGACCTGGCGGGCCCGGGCGCGACAGGTCGCCGCTGACCTGTCCCCGCGCAGCCTGGATCTTCTCGACAGCCTTGACGGCAAGGAGAGCGACGGCAAGAAGAGTAAGGAGAAGGTATGA